The genomic stretch AAATCGGCACTGACGCGGTAGTAGTTTCAGGGCAATCTAGCGTAGATAACTCCGTGATTACTGGCGAATCTATGCCCGTTGAAGTGGGGCCAGGATCACGCGTTTTTGGTGGCGGCATCAACGCTAACGGGTTGCTCGTTTTGCGTGCCACAGCAGTGGGGGCAGATACTCAAATAGCCCAAATCGCTCACTTAGTAGAACTTGCTCAAACCGGCAAGTCGCAAACCCAAGATCTAGCCGACAAGATATCGGCAGTTTTCGTCCCGATAGTTATTGTGTTGGCGCTGGTGACATTCGTGGTTTGGCTGACCAGCGGGGCAGGAATGAATATGGCGGTCACCGCCGGGGTGTCGGTGCTGATAATTTCTTGCCCGTGCGCCCTAGGGCTAGCCACCCCAACCGCGTTATTAGCAGGGTCGCTGGCCGGTTCAAAAATGGGGGTATTAATACGCGGGCCACAAGCTTTGGAGGCGGCACGGAAAATCAAAATTATCGTCATGGACAAGACTGGCACCATAACCAAAGGGGTGATGACGGTTGTTGGGGCAAGTGGCATGCCTCAGGCGCAGCTGCTGGGCCTGGCTGCCAGTATCGAACAGGGTTCTAAACACCCGATTGCCAAGGCGATAACCGCTACCGCTAGCGCAACTACCACAGCCGATAACATCACTATTATTCCTGGACGCGGCGTCAAAGGCGCGGTAGCCGGGCAAGAGGTAGTCGTCGGCAATCTAGCGCTGATGGATGGCCTAGAAATCAGTGAGCAGATAAGACTTGATGCCGAAAACTTTGCTGCTCAAGGTGCGTCCTTGGTTTATGTTGCCGCTGGTCAGCGGGTACTTGGGGTCATAGCGGTAGCGGACGAGGTTGCTGACGGATCCAAGCAGGCCGTGCGTGAATTAGAGCGTATGGGGCTGGCTACGGTCATGTTGACCGGTGATAACCGTGAAGCTGCCGAAATTGTGGCCAAATCGGTAGGTGTTAGGCAAGTGCGAGCCGAAACCATGCCTAGCGACAAATTCGCTGTCATAAAAGAGCTACAACAACAAGGACCGACAGCGATGATCGGTGACGGGGTAAACGATGCTGCCGCGCTAGCACAAGCAGATTTAGGGATTTCTATGGGCGGGGGCACCGACGCTGCCATCGCCGCTAGCGACCTAACATTGATGCGTCACGACTTGGGGTTAGCCGTGCAGGCGATAAAACTGTCGCGGCGCACTCAACGCACCATCATCACAAATCTGGTGTGGGCTTTCGGATACAACGTGTTAGCTATCCCTATCGCCGCCCTCGGGTTGCTTAACCCCATGATCGCCGGAGGTGCCATGGCATTGAGCTCAATCTTCGTGGTCACCAACAGTTTACGGTTGCGCTGGTTCTAGCGCGGGGCGGCGATTTGGGCGGCCAGATGGCCAGCCCCGTAGCCGTTGTCGATATTGACGACGCCCACGCCTGGCGCACAAGCATTCAACATGGTCAGCAGAGCTGCTACCCCCTCGAAGGACGCCCCGTAACCCACAGAAGTTGGCACCGCTATCACTGGGCAGGACACTAGGCCAGCAATCAATCCTGGCAGGGCACCATCCATTCCGGCAGCGACCACTATCACGCCGGCGCGACGGAAAATATCCAGCTTTGACAAGGTGCGATGCAAGCCAGCTATACCAACATCAACAACTAATTCAGCATGCCGGCCAAGATGGCGGGCAGTCAACAAAGCTTCGCGAGCTACTGGTAGGTCAGAAGTTCCAGCGCAAGCCACCACAACTAACTCGCCGCTAGGTGTTGGACGAATAGGTGGCCAAGCCAAAAAATGCGCGGTTTCGTCGTAGAAAGCGTCGGGAGCAATATCCAAAATAACTTTGGCGTGAGCCTCGTCTGCCCTAGTGAAGATGGTTACCACGTCAGGACGAGAAATTACACGCCGAACAATCTCACCAAGCTGAGCTAAAGACTTTCCCTCGCAGTAAACAGCCTCCGGGTAGCCGCGACGCGCATTGCGTTGCCAATCTAAGTCGGCTATTTCATCGTCTTTTAGTTCAGCCATGTTTCCTCGAAAGAATTTGCAGGGTGAAAGTGCCAGACTGCATTCCGGCAAGGTCAATCGTCACATATTTGAAGCCGGCGCCGCGCAGCCCGGCAATAACCTTTTCTCGCACCCCAGGCTTTGCCCAGGTGTCAAACTCTGCCAACGGCACTTCGATACGGGCAATTTCT from Vaginimicrobium propionicum encodes the following:
- a CDS encoding cation-translocating P-type ATPase, translating into MSADYQVIDLEVQGMTCASCAARIQKKLNKLDGVQASVNYATQRAHAVAGSGISSADLIEVIRNTGYDANLPNPEKPPIDRVAKIRRKLIFAVIFGAPLVVISMIPALQFPAWQWVGLVLATPVVFWCGAGFHRSAIVNLKHLATTMDTLISMGTLASYLFSVYALLFGGAGYVGYRHTWHWSLTSDHAEAGIYFEASAAIIIFILVGRLIEAKSRQDASAALKALLEVGAKTVTVIKDGTPVVIPIEALNVDDEFVVAAGEKIGTDAVVVSGQSSVDNSVITGESMPVEVGPGSRVFGGGINANGLLVLRATAVGADTQIAQIAHLVELAQTGKSQTQDLADKISAVFVPIVIVLALVTFVVWLTSGAGMNMAVTAGVSVLIISCPCALGLATPTALLAGSLAGSKMGVLIRGPQALEAARKIKIIVMDKTGTITKGVMTVVGASGMPQAQLLGLAASIEQGSKHPIAKAITATASATTTADNITIIPGRGVKGAVAGQEVVVGNLALMDGLEISEQIRLDAENFAAQGASLVYVAAGQRVLGVIAVADEVADGSKQAVRELERMGLATVMLTGDNREAAEIVAKSVGVRQVRAETMPSDKFAVIKELQQQGPTAMIGDGVNDAAALAQADLGISMGGGTDAAIAASDLTLMRHDLGLAVQAIKLSRRTQRTIITNLVWAFGYNVLAIPIAALGLLNPMIAGGAMALSSIFVVTNSLRLRWF
- the larB gene encoding nickel pincer cofactor biosynthesis protein LarB codes for the protein MAELKDDEIADLDWQRNARRGYPEAVYCEGKSLAQLGEIVRRVISRPDVVTIFTRADEAHAKVILDIAPDAFYDETAHFLAWPPIRPTPSGELVVVACAGTSDLPVAREALLTARHLGRHAELVVDVGIAGLHRTLSKLDIFRRAGVIVVAAGMDGALPGLIAGLVSCPVIAVPTSVGYGASFEGVAALLTMLNACAPGVGVVNIDNGYGAGHLAAQIAAPR